Proteins from one Algicella marina genomic window:
- a CDS encoding ABC transporter ATP-binding protein encodes MTEDMTGQPTAAPSTPAIELTGISKAFGPVQANKDISMTVQRGTIHGIVGENGAGKSTLMSILYGFYKADKGEIKIGGTPTQINNSDDAIRAGIGMVHQHFMLVQNFTVLENVVLGAEDGALLRPSLAKARTLLTDLAHDYELDVDPDAVVGDLAVGFQQRVEILKALYRQADILILDEPTGVLTPSEADHLFRILEGLKREGKTIILITHKLREIMAVTDTVSVMRRGEMTATVKTSETSPAELAELMVGRRVLLKIEKKPAEVGQTIMEVRGLRVVDEDGVVRLKDLDIDLKAGEILGVAGVAGNGQSALLEVLGGITEAAAGTVTLNGQHLDLKGGDDGRDRRHKGIGHVPEDRHKLGLIMAYTAWENASFGYHDRPEYQKRGGLLNRLFMRDDARAKIEKYDVRPPNCDLKAANFSGGNQQKIVIAREIESNPDVLLVGQPTRGVDIGAIEFIHNEIVALRDKGKAVLLVSVELEEILALSDRIIVMFDGKISGERMPDETDENDLGLLMAGIDPKAKRAE; translated from the coding sequence ATGACCGAAGACATGACGGGGCAGCCAACCGCTGCCCCTTCAACCCCTGCCATCGAGCTGACGGGCATTTCCAAGGCTTTCGGCCCTGTGCAAGCCAATAAGGACATCTCGATGACCGTTCAGCGCGGCACGATCCACGGGATCGTCGGCGAGAACGGTGCCGGCAAGTCAACGCTGATGTCGATCCTTTACGGCTTCTACAAGGCCGACAAGGGCGAGATAAAAATCGGCGGCACCCCCACCCAGATCAACAATTCCGATGATGCGATCCGCGCGGGCATCGGCATGGTTCACCAGCACTTCATGCTCGTACAGAACTTCACGGTGTTGGAGAACGTCGTTCTCGGCGCCGAGGATGGCGCCCTCCTGCGGCCCAGCCTCGCCAAGGCCCGAACCCTGCTGACCGATCTCGCGCACGACTACGAACTCGACGTCGATCCCGATGCCGTCGTCGGCGATCTCGCCGTCGGCTTCCAGCAGCGGGTGGAAATCCTCAAGGCCCTCTACCGGCAGGCCGACATCCTCATCCTCGACGAACCCACCGGCGTCCTCACACCCTCGGAGGCGGACCACCTGTTCCGCATCCTCGAAGGGCTGAAGCGCGAGGGCAAGACGATCATCCTGATCACCCACAAGCTACGCGAGATCATGGCCGTGACGGATACTGTCTCCGTCATGCGCCGCGGCGAGATGACCGCCACCGTCAAGACCTCCGAAACCAGCCCCGCCGAACTGGCCGAACTCATGGTCGGCCGTCGCGTCCTGCTGAAGATCGAGAAGAAACCGGCAGAAGTCGGCCAGACCATCATGGAAGTCCGCGGCCTGCGGGTGGTGGACGAAGATGGCGTCGTCCGCCTCAAGGATCTCGATATCGACCTCAAGGCAGGCGAGATCCTCGGCGTCGCGGGCGTCGCGGGCAACGGCCAGTCCGCCCTGCTCGAAGTTCTCGGCGGCATAACCGAAGCCGCCGCCGGCACCGTCACGCTCAACGGCCAACACCTGGACCTCAAGGGCGGCGACGACGGCCGCGACCGGCGGCACAAGGGCATCGGCCATGTACCGGAGGATCGCCACAAGCTCGGCCTCATCATGGCCTACACGGCATGGGAAAACGCAAGCTTCGGCTACCACGACCGCCCCGAGTACCAGAAGCGCGGCGGCCTGTTGAATCGGCTGTTCATGCGCGACGATGCCCGCGCCAAGATCGAGAAGTACGATGTCCGCCCGCCAAACTGCGACCTCAAGGCCGCGAACTTCTCGGGCGGCAACCAGCAGAAGATCGTCATCGCCCGCGAGATCGAGAGCAACCCCGACGTCCTCCTCGTCGGCCAGCCAACCCGCGGCGTCGATATCGGCGCCATCGAATTCATCCACAACGAGATCGTCGCCCTGCGCGACAAGGGCAAGGCCGTCCTGCTCGTCTCCGTCGAACTGGAAGAAATCCTCGCCCTGTCCGATCGCATCATCGTCATGTTCGACGGCAAGATCAGCGGCGAACGCATGCCCGACGAGACCGACGAAAACGACCTCGGCCTCCTGATGGCGGGCATCGACCCCAAGGCGAAGAGGGCGGAATGA
- a CDS encoding GIY-YIG nuclease family protein, whose product MMARGSSIELFFVDGQPDGMVTAEMFNWTGHVLRAPRLQVKDALSRQQSNGSGIYILLDDLAFPTQAYVGEAESISRRIRDHDSKKDWWTVAVICTTSADSLNKAHAKYLEARLLEIANTVKTVSLDNGNVPSRPGLNEAACANMEAFLDNLLMVLPAIRIDIFSDKTQSPAETKSKMRGNESEELFTLFFKKEGINASANLIGGHFVVKEGSDARSSWVGQDAPYRNLRSELEAKGIIVPAGANARFAKSYEFRSPSAASAVIVGRPDNGRMSWRHAETDRTYAEWEADKLSETSDEAVVTPWELEGVK is encoded by the coding sequence ATGATGGCACGTGGATCTTCCATAGAATTGTTTTTCGTAGACGGCCAGCCCGATGGCATGGTTACCGCCGAGATGTTCAACTGGACGGGCCACGTCCTCCGCGCCCCTCGACTTCAGGTCAAGGATGCCTTGAGTCGCCAGCAGTCAAACGGCTCGGGTATCTACATACTTTTGGATGATCTGGCGTTTCCAACTCAAGCTTATGTTGGCGAAGCCGAAAGCATCAGCCGGCGCATACGAGATCATGACTCCAAAAAAGATTGGTGGACCGTCGCAGTCATCTGCACCACCAGTGCCGACAGTCTTAACAAGGCGCATGCCAAATATCTCGAAGCGAGACTTTTAGAAATCGCAAATACTGTCAAAACAGTATCGCTCGACAACGGCAACGTTCCTTCAAGACCCGGACTTAATGAGGCCGCATGTGCGAACATGGAAGCTTTTCTGGACAACCTTCTGATGGTATTGCCGGCAATTCGTATTGATATCTTTTCCGACAAGACACAGAGCCCCGCTGAAACCAAAAGTAAAATGCGCGGCAACGAGTCGGAAGAACTATTCACTTTGTTTTTTAAGAAGGAAGGCATTAATGCTTCTGCCAATCTGATCGGCGGCCACTTCGTTGTTAAAGAGGGTTCGGATGCTCGGAGCAGTTGGGTGGGACAAGACGCTCCCTACAGGAACCTTCGTTCAGAACTTGAAGCAAAGGGGATCATAGTCCCAGCCGGCGCGAATGCTCGGTTTGCTAAGAGCTATGAGTTTCGCAGTCCTAGTGCTGCCTCTGCCGTGATCGTCGGACGACCGGACAATGGAAGAATGTCCTGGCGCCACGCAGAGACCGATCGCACGTATGCGGAATGGGAAGCAGACAAACTCTCGGAGACTTCGGATGAAGCCGTCGTGACCCCTTGGGAGTTGGAGGGAGTGAAATGA
- a CDS encoding ABC transporter permease, translated as MTKSLPAWADVVLIPAINVLLAFLVAGLVVLFIGEDPVRAMGIMIKGSLGSSYGVGYTLFYTTNFIFTGLAVAVAFHASIFNIGGEGQAGVAGVGVALVCLTFDQTHWLLTLPIAVMGAALFGAGWAAIPAWLQAKRGSHIVITTIMFNYIAAALIIYLLNNYLKVPGAMALETRGFAEGAQIPAMHEIAGWFGAKMSRTPMNLSFFLALLAAFGVWLLIWRSRIGYEIRAFGFSEKAAVYAGIRPVRIIMIAMLLSGALAGMMAINTVMGSEKRLVLDSVLGAGFVGIAVALMGRSHPVGVILAALLFGILYQGGAELAFEIPAIPSQMILTIQALIILFTGSLENMVRFPVQNLFLRFNRPPMPKRGQTEAAK; from the coding sequence ATGACCAAATCCCTCCCAGCCTGGGCCGACGTCGTCCTGATCCCCGCGATCAACGTCCTGCTCGCCTTTCTCGTGGCGGGGCTTGTGGTGCTTTTCATCGGTGAGGATCCCGTCCGTGCGATGGGCATCATGATCAAGGGTTCGCTCGGCTCCTCCTACGGTGTCGGCTACACACTCTTCTACACCACCAACTTCATCTTCACCGGCCTCGCCGTCGCCGTCGCCTTCCACGCTTCGATCTTCAACATCGGCGGCGAGGGGCAGGCGGGCGTAGCAGGTGTCGGCGTCGCCCTCGTATGCCTGACGTTCGACCAGACGCACTGGCTGCTGACCCTGCCAATTGCCGTCATGGGGGCAGCGCTGTTCGGTGCCGGATGGGCGGCCATTCCGGCATGGCTGCAGGCCAAACGCGGCAGCCACATCGTGATCACCACGATCATGTTCAATTACATCGCTGCCGCGCTGATAATCTATCTGCTCAACAACTACCTGAAGGTTCCCGGTGCCATGGCGCTGGAAACCCGAGGGTTCGCCGAAGGCGCACAGATCCCCGCCATGCACGAGATCGCGGGCTGGTTCGGCGCCAAAATGTCGCGCACGCCGATGAACCTGTCGTTCTTCCTCGCCCTGCTCGCCGCCTTCGGCGTCTGGCTGCTGATCTGGCGGTCGCGTATCGGCTACGAAATCCGCGCCTTCGGCTTCTCCGAGAAGGCGGCCGTCTATGCGGGCATCCGACCGGTCCGGATCATCATGATCGCCATGCTCCTGTCGGGTGCCCTTGCCGGGATGATGGCGATCAATACCGTCATGGGTTCGGAAAAACGTCTTGTGCTGGACAGCGTCCTCGGCGCCGGTTTCGTCGGCATCGCCGTCGCCCTGATGGGCCGCAGCCACCCGGTGGGCGTCATCCTCGCGGCGCTTCTTTTCGGTATCCTCTACCAGGGCGGCGCCGAGCTGGCTTTCGAAATTCCCGCCATTCCCTCACAGATGATCCTGACCATCCAGGCGCTGATAATCCTGTTCACCGGCAGCCTCGAAAACATGGTCCGCTTCCCCGTCCAGAACCTTTTCCTGCGCTTCAACCGACCACCAATGCCCAAGCGTGGCCAGACGGAGGCTGCGAAATGA
- a CDS encoding LysE family translocator, whose translation MIEYLPPLLLAWSIQITGVLSPGPSVARILGIATSQGRGPALVTVLGIGTASIVLSLATVLGMAAIFAQVAELMTIVRFIGAAYLLWLAYGAFRKAITPPTLEIGTPARSSTGRLWLAGFLLQVTNPKAILFWLAIAAIGGVGEAPTPVVAVFITGAFVISVAGHGLWALVFSAAPIRRAYLAARRPVETLLGTFYAFAAFKLATARS comes from the coding sequence ATGATCGAGTATCTGCCGCCTCTCCTCCTCGCCTGGTCCATACAGATCACCGGCGTACTGTCGCCCGGCCCTTCGGTTGCCCGCATCCTCGGCATCGCCACGTCTCAGGGGCGGGGTCCGGCGCTTGTCACCGTGCTTGGCATAGGGACAGCCTCCATCGTGCTGTCACTCGCCACCGTGCTGGGCATGGCCGCAATTTTCGCACAGGTCGCCGAATTGATGACGATCGTGCGTTTCATCGGTGCAGCCTACCTGCTCTGGCTGGCCTACGGCGCCTTCCGCAAGGCCATCACCCCCCCAACTCTTGAGATCGGCACCCCGGCCCGCAGCAGCACCGGCCGTCTCTGGCTGGCAGGGTTCCTGCTGCAGGTTACCAATCCCAAGGCCATTCTCTTCTGGCTGGCCATCGCCGCCATTGGCGGTGTCGGCGAGGCACCAACGCCTGTCGTCGCCGTCTTCATCACCGGCGCGTTCGTCATTTCTGTCGCCGGCCACGGTCTCTGGGCGCTGGTCTTCTCTGCCGCGCCGATCCGCAGGGCCTATCTCGCCGCCCGCCGCCCGGTGGAGACCCTACTCGGCACCTTCTACGCCTTCGCCGCGTTCAAACTCGCCACCGCGAGGAGCTGA
- a CDS encoding ABC transporter permease, whose product MEFTDIIQLLSSTLRLSTPLLFACLAGLFSERAGIFDIGLEGKMLAAAFASAAVGAWAALPPIADPYPGQFSGLGLGWSAAALAVLAGILASMLLSLLHGFASITLRGNQLISGVAINFLASGVTVLVGVTLFNAGGQTPNLPDVARFKELALPLADTLRGVPILGPLYSEVISGQNLLVYVGFLTVPLTWWILFRTRFGLRLRAVGENPGAVDTAGVSVTFQRYSAVLICGILCGLAGSYLSMATAAAGFGREMSAGRGFIALAALIFAKWRPWQAFGACLLFGLLEAVGSKYQSLDIGLFTIPVQFMQALPYILTVVILAGFVGKAIPPRAGGVPYVKER is encoded by the coding sequence ATGGAATTCACCGACATCATCCAGCTTCTCTCCTCTACCCTGCGGCTTTCCACGCCGTTGCTTTTCGCCTGTCTCGCCGGTCTGTTCTCGGAGCGGGCGGGAATCTTCGACATCGGGCTTGAGGGCAAGATGCTCGCAGCCGCCTTCGCGTCTGCCGCCGTCGGTGCCTGGGCCGCGCTCCCGCCGATAGCCGATCCGTATCCCGGCCAGTTTTCGGGCCTCGGCCTTGGCTGGTCGGCGGCCGCTCTCGCCGTTCTGGCGGGCATCCTCGCCTCCATGCTTCTGTCGCTTCTTCACGGCTTCGCCTCCATCACCCTGCGCGGCAACCAGCTCATTTCCGGCGTGGCAATCAACTTCCTCGCTTCCGGCGTCACCGTCCTCGTCGGGGTCACCCTGTTCAACGCCGGCGGCCAGACGCCCAACCTGCCCGACGTGGCCCGGTTCAAGGAACTGGCCCTGCCGCTGGCCGACACGCTGCGGGGCGTCCCCATTCTCGGCCCGCTGTATTCGGAGGTGATCTCCGGCCAGAACCTGCTCGTCTACGTCGGCTTCCTGACAGTGCCGCTGACATGGTGGATCCTCTTCCGCACCCGCTTCGGCCTGCGCCTTCGCGCCGTGGGCGAGAATCCGGGCGCGGTCGATACCGCCGGCGTCTCCGTCACCTTCCAGCGCTATTCCGCCGTGCTGATCTGCGGCATCCTTTGCGGGCTGGCCGGCAGTTACCTGTCGATGGCAACGGCCGCGGCAGGGTTCGGTCGGGAAATGTCGGCAGGGCGAGGCTTCATTGCACTGGCCGCGCTGATCTTCGCGAAATGGCGCCCGTGGCAGGCCTTCGGCGCCTGCCTGCTCTTCGGACTCCTGGAAGCAGTCGGCTCCAAGTACCAGAGTCTCGACATCGGCCTTTTCACCATTCCGGTCCAGTTCATGCAGGCCCTGCCCTACATCCTGACGGTCGTGATTTTGGCAGGCTTTGTCGGCAAGGCCATCCCGCCACGCGCAGGCGGTGTGCCGTATGTGAAGGAACGGTAG
- a CDS encoding purine-nucleoside phosphorylase, whose translation MTATDLTALIQSRAGNEPVKVGLILGSGLGHIADTVEGTAIDYTELPGFPHAGVSGHNPKLVIGNLEGTRVAVLGGRAHYYEKGDASAMRLPLEILKALGATEILLTNAAGSFRKDIPPGDLMRISDHINFSGRNPLIGEPSDSRFVNMTDAYDPTIAAALSEAAQAEGIDLLHGTYAWYSGPSFETPAEIRALHILGADAVGMSTVPEVILARFLGLKVGAISTITNMAAGMSDEVLSHEHTKAMAPKGAAKLEKILRRYLATRT comes from the coding sequence ATGACAGCAACCGACCTTACAGCACTCATCCAATCCCGCGCAGGCAATGAGCCGGTAAAGGTCGGCCTTATCCTCGGCTCAGGCCTCGGTCATATCGCAGATACCGTCGAGGGCACCGCGATCGACTACACAGAGCTGCCCGGCTTTCCGCATGCAGGGGTTTCCGGCCACAACCCCAAGCTCGTCATTGGCAATCTAGAAGGCACCCGCGTCGCCGTGCTGGGCGGCCGCGCGCATTACTACGAAAAGGGCGACGCCTCCGCCATGCGCCTGCCCCTCGAAATCCTGAAAGCCCTCGGCGCGACGGAGATCCTGCTCACCAACGCCGCCGGATCGTTCCGCAAGGACATTCCGCCGGGTGACCTGATGCGCATCTCCGACCACATCAATTTCTCCGGCCGCAACCCGCTGATCGGAGAGCCGTCCGACAGCCGCTTCGTCAACATGACGGACGCCTACGATCCCACCATCGCCGCCGCCCTCTCCGAGGCAGCTCAGGCCGAGGGAATCGATCTCCTGCACGGCACCTACGCCTGGTATTCCGGCCCATCCTTCGAAACCCCGGCAGAGATCCGCGCGCTCCACATTCTCGGCGCTGATGCCGTCGGCATGTCCACGGTGCCCGAGGTCATCCTCGCCCGCTTCCTTGGCCTGAAAGTGGGCGCGATCTCCACCATCACCAACATGGCCGCCGGCATGTCCGACGAGGTGCTTTCCCACGAACACACCAAGGCGATGGCCCCGAAGGGCGCCGCGAAGCTGGAAAAGATCCTTCGCCGCTACCTCGCCACCCGCACCTGA
- a CDS encoding winged helix-turn-helix domain-containing protein → MPAPFDKPAIRTKIYVGTDMIGGGKVDFLQLVADHGTIAAAAADMGVTTTRAWFFLDTLQACFAAPLFEGPREENAPITITPLGHELIARFSTHADAVRETARPFLDWLAEVQPRKD, encoded by the coding sequence ATGCCCGCGCCATTCGATAAGCCTGCGATCCGCACGAAGATCTATGTCGGCACCGACATGATCGGCGGAGGCAAGGTCGACTTCCTGCAACTGGTCGCAGACCACGGCACCATCGCCGCCGCGGCGGCGGACATGGGTGTCACGACAACTCGCGCGTGGTTTTTTCTCGATACGCTGCAAGCCTGCTTCGCAGCACCGCTCTTCGAAGGCCCGCGGGAGGAAAATGCCCCAATCACCATCACGCCGCTCGGCCACGAACTGATCGCCCGTTTCTCCACTCACGCCGACGCCGTGCGGGAGACCGCGCGCCCCTTCCTCGACTGGTTGGCAGAGGTTCAGCCTCGAAAGGACTGA
- a CDS encoding sulfite exporter TauE/SafE family protein — MQIYLPIAEVSVNAFLLLGLGGLVGVLSGMFGVGGGFLMTPLLFFIGIPPAVAVATEANQIVASSFSGVLAHFRRKTVDVRMGLVLLAGGLVGSYLGVRLFAILRSVGQVELLVTLCYVVFLGVVGGLMFIESLQAIRRTRDPAARPKPRKHHSWVHGLPLKMRFRQSQLYISAIPPFVIGMAVGVLAAIMGVGGGFIMVPAMIYILGMPTKVVVGTSLFQIIFVTAFTTLMHATQNQTVDAVLAVLLLLGGVIGAQIGTRIGVRMKAEQLRILLAILVLVVCGKLAFDLVATPSELFSIGQGGH; from the coding sequence ATGCAGATCTACCTTCCTATCGCAGAGGTCTCCGTCAACGCATTCCTGTTGCTGGGTCTCGGTGGTCTGGTTGGCGTTCTTTCGGGCATGTTCGGCGTCGGCGGCGGTTTCCTGATGACACCGCTCCTTTTCTTCATCGGAATTCCGCCAGCCGTGGCCGTGGCCACAGAGGCGAACCAGATCGTTGCGTCCTCGTTTTCAGGCGTCCTCGCCCATTTCCGGCGCAAGACGGTCGATGTCCGAATGGGCCTTGTGCTGCTCGCCGGCGGTCTTGTCGGCTCCTATCTCGGCGTCCGCCTGTTTGCCATCCTCCGCAGCGTCGGACAGGTCGAACTGCTCGTGACCCTCTGTTACGTCGTCTTTCTCGGTGTCGTCGGCGGGCTGATGTTCATCGAAAGCCTGCAGGCGATCCGCCGCACCCGCGATCCGGCGGCTCGCCCGAAGCCGCGCAAGCATCATTCCTGGGTCCACGGCTTGCCGCTGAAAATGCGCTTCCGCCAAAGCCAGCTCTATATCTCCGCCATCCCGCCCTTCGTCATCGGCATGGCCGTCGGTGTGCTCGCCGCGATCATGGGGGTCGGCGGCGGCTTCATCATGGTGCCGGCGATGATCTACATCCTCGGCATGCCCACCAAGGTCGTCGTCGGCACCTCGCTGTTCCAGATCATCTTCGTCACCGCCTTCACGACGCTGATGCACGCCACTCAGAACCAGACAGTCGATGCTGTCCTCGCGGTGCTCCTGCTACTTGGGGGCGTCATCGGTGCCCAGATCGGCACCCGCATCGGCGTCCGCATGAAAGCCGAACAATTGCGCATCCTGCTCGCCATCCTCGTGCTGGTTGTCTGTGGCAAGCTGGCCTTCGATCTTGTCGCCACACCGTCGGAACTCTTCTCCATCGGGCAGGGCGGGCATTGA
- a CDS encoding TIGR02186 family protein, with protein MIRAALLLLALLATPLRAQEDVVGALSQNTVAITANFNGSEIWVFGAVKRDQPVPEDAQPLEVLITVRGPDERVMVRKKARTFGIWVNRDAVEVDVAPSFYAIASTAPLYQIISETERLRHRIGFDQAVRLIGAPSDVEHPRDFARAVTRIRRENGLYTQDESTIALNDETLFTTQIALPSNLVEGAYTARMFLLRGREVVAVTQVAIDVRKEGLERLIYTTAHERPLLYGLLSLAVALFAGWAASEIFRLLRR; from the coding sequence TTGATCCGCGCGGCGCTCCTCCTCCTTGCCCTGCTCGCAACCCCGTTACGGGCGCAGGAGGATGTCGTCGGCGCCCTCAGCCAGAACACAGTCGCCATTACCGCCAATTTCAACGGCTCCGAAATCTGGGTCTTTGGCGCGGTCAAACGCGATCAGCCAGTGCCGGAGGATGCCCAGCCGCTGGAAGTTCTCATCACCGTCCGTGGCCCGGACGAGCGGGTGATGGTCCGCAAGAAGGCTCGCACCTTCGGTATCTGGGTAAACCGCGACGCCGTAGAGGTTGACGTGGCCCCCAGTTTCTACGCCATCGCCTCCACCGCCCCGCTCTATCAGATCATCTCCGAGACGGAACGCCTGCGTCATCGCATCGGCTTCGACCAGGCAGTCCGCCTGATCGGGGCCCCGTCCGACGTGGAACACCCGCGGGACTTCGCCCGCGCCGTCACCCGCATCCGCCGCGAAAACGGCCTCTACACGCAGGACGAAAGCACCATAGCCCTGAACGACGAAACCCTGTTCACCACGCAGATCGCCCTGCCCTCCAACCTCGTCGAGGGGGCCTATACCGCCCGCATGTTCCTGCTGCGCGGGCGTGAGGTGGTGGCAGTCACGCAGGTGGCGATCGACGTGCGCAAGGAAGGGCTGGAACGCCTGATCTACACCACCGCCCACGAACGGCCGCTGCTCTACGGCCTGCTCTCCCTTGCTGTTGCACTCTTCGCCGGCTGGGCCGCCTCGGAGATCTTCCGCCTGCTTCGGCGGTAG
- a CDS encoding globin family protein: protein MLSETQIALVQKSFTRAVPRAEVLMIRFYERLFELAPETRSLFPEDMQAQRANVVSTLATVVRSLANLEPLLADIRALGMRHTGYGVKDEHYAIVGEALVWSLEETLRPAWNDATADAWAEAYRILADVMIEAAHGRSNDGRN, encoded by the coding sequence ATGCTTTCAGAAACCCAAATCGCCCTTGTCCAGAAAAGCTTCACCCGCGCCGTCCCCCGCGCCGAAGTGCTGATGATCCGCTTTTACGAACGCCTGTTTGAACTTGCGCCCGAAACCCGGTCACTCTTCCCCGAGGATATGCAGGCGCAACGGGCCAACGTCGTGTCGACGCTGGCCACCGTGGTCCGCTCCCTCGCAAACCTCGAACCACTGCTCGCCGACATCCGCGCTCTTGGCATGCGCCACACCGGCTATGGTGTGAAGGATGAGCATTACGCTATCGTCGGTGAAGCCCTTGTCTGGTCGCTGGAAGAAACGCTCCGCCCGGCATGGAATGACGCAACAGCAGACGCCTGGGCAGAGGCCTACCGGATCCTCGCCGACGTGATGATCGAAGCAGCGCACGGCAGGTCAAACGACGGCCGGAACTGA
- a CDS encoding DUF1194 domain-containing protein, with amino-acid sequence MRLTAILGVLLTAASPVAVQAQVAVDVELVLAVDVSRSMDYDELTLQREGYAAALEHPAVTSAFGMGAHGRVALMMFEWGGPGQVRLLLDWMVLEGPEDAAVAAQALRQTPVGNLRGTSISAAMEVAGEELETNDFHGTRRVIDISGDGPNNTGRPVEPVRDALAAKGIEVNGLPFMVKTPGGAYTIRDLDFYYEDCVITGDSAFVIPIREMDRLVASIRQKLILEVAGWQPERPARFRRVAKTDCLIGEKLRRQWQEP; translated from the coding sequence ATGCGGCTGACGGCTATTCTGGGAGTTCTGCTGACGGCTGCAAGTCCTGTTGCCGTACAGGCGCAAGTGGCGGTGGATGTCGAACTGGTTTTGGCCGTCGATGTTTCCCGCTCCATGGATTACGACGAGTTGACGTTGCAGCGTGAAGGCTATGCGGCGGCGTTGGAGCACCCGGCTGTGACCTCGGCCTTCGGCATGGGCGCCCACGGCCGTGTGGCGCTGATGATGTTCGAGTGGGGTGGTCCGGGGCAGGTGCGGCTGCTTCTGGACTGGATGGTGCTGGAAGGACCGGAGGATGCGGCGGTGGCGGCGCAGGCCCTGCGGCAGACGCCGGTGGGCAATTTGCGGGGCACTTCGATTTCCGCTGCCATGGAAGTGGCGGGCGAGGAACTGGAAACGAACGATTTTCATGGTACGCGGCGGGTGATCGACATATCCGGGGACGGGCCGAACAACACCGGTCGGCCGGTGGAGCCCGTGCGCGACGCGCTGGCCGCCAAGGGCATCGAGGTGAACGGGTTGCCGTTCATGGTGAAAACGCCGGGTGGGGCCTACACGATCCGGGACCTCGACTTCTATTATGAGGATTGCGTGATCACCGGCGACAGTGCCTTTGTCATTCCCATTCGCGAGATGGATCGCCTGGTTGCCTCCATCCGTCAGAAGCTGATCCTGGAAGTGGCTGGGTGGCAGCCAGAGCGTCCGGCGCGGTTTCGGCGTGTTGCGAAGACGGACTGCCTGATCGGCGAAAAACTGCGCCGACAGTGGCAGGAACCGTGA
- the speB gene encoding agmatinase, which produces MSDPFFQPVSGFDLPRFAGVPSFMRLPHVPRDHPRIGEVEIGLIGVPWDAGTTNRPGPRHGPRQLRDFSTMIRAINPATGIAPFEQANCADLGDVPPNPADLQDSLRRISEFYSDVTARGITPLTAGGDHLCSLPVLRGIARPDAPLGMIHFDAHTDLFESYFGGFQYTHGTPFRRAIEEGLLDPKRVVQIGIRGTMYDGEDIEWGEAQGVRIIRIEEFFDRGISDVMAEARRIVGDQPTYCSFDIDFVDPAYAPGTGTPEIGGPTSFQAQQVIRELSGVNLVGADLVEVSPPFDQSGGTAWLGVSLMFELLCILAEARNRRN; this is translated from the coding sequence ATGTCCGATCCCTTCTTCCAGCCTGTTTCGGGCTTCGATCTGCCACGCTTCGCCGGTGTGCCCAGTTTCATGCGCCTGCCGCATGTACCGCGGGATCATCCCCGGATCGGCGAGGTGGAAATCGGCCTGATCGGCGTGCCCTGGGATGCCGGCACCACCAATCGCCCCGGCCCGCGCCACGGCCCCCGCCAGTTGCGCGATTTTTCCACCATGATCCGCGCAATCAACCCAGCCACCGGCATCGCCCCATTCGAGCAGGCAAATTGCGCCGATCTGGGCGACGTACCGCCAAACCCCGCCGATCTGCAGGACAGCCTTCGCCGTATTTCCGAATTCTATTCCGACGTCACTGCCCGCGGTATCACCCCCCTCACCGCAGGCGGCGATCACCTTTGCTCTCTGCCTGTCCTTCGGGGCATCGCACGTCCCGATGCGCCCTTGGGCATGATCCATTTTGATGCCCACACCGACCTTTTCGAAAGCTATTTCGGCGGTTTCCAGTATACCCACGGCACCCCTTTTCGCCGCGCGATAGAGGAAGGCCTGCTCGATCCGAAGCGCGTCGTCCAGATCGGCATCCGTGGTACGATGTACGACGGCGAAGATATCGAATGGGGCGAGGCTCAGGGCGTACGCATCATCAGGATCGAGGAATTCTTTGATCGCGGCATCAGTGACGTGATGGCCGAGGCCCGCCGGATCGTCGGCGATCAGCCCACCTATTGCAGCTTCGATATAGACTTTGTCGATCCCGCCTACGCCCCCGGCACCGGCACTCCAGAAATCGGCGGCCCCACCAGCTTTCAGGCCCAGCAGGTCATCCGCGAACTGTCCGGCGTGAACCTTGTCGGCGCTGACCTCGTCGAGGTTTCGCCGCCTTTCGATCAGTCGGGCGGCACGGCCTGGCTCGGCGTCTCGTTAATGTTCGAACTTCTTTGCATCCTGGCCGAGGCGCGCAATCGCAGGAATTGA